One Massilia sp. 9096 genomic window carries:
- a CDS encoding GH1 family beta-glucosidase gives MTDSIRFPANFTWGVATSAFQIEGAADADGKGPSIWDTFSRNPANIKDGTNGDVACDHYNRYREDVALIASLGVDAYRFSMAWSRVQPAGKGAWNEKGFDFYKRLLDELDARGIASHLTLYHWDLPQGLQIDGGWMSRDTAHRFADYAHEVARRFGDRLATIATHNEPWCTANLGYGNAQFAPGVADKKQAIQVSHHLLLSHGLAMQSMRATNTEADLGIVLNLWTADPATDSEADRKLAALEWANSNEWFLDPLFKKRYPELSLQAHGANAPDIQEGDFDIIAQPIDFLGVNYYRREVMSAEDPPRKPVGGIGFTDMGWEIYPQGLTELLVKMKDEYPNLPPVYITENGMAAVDVVEDGQVADNQRIEYVRTHLETMKAAMDHGVDVRGYFLWSLMDNFEWNSGYAKRFGIVYVDYATQQRIPKASALWYRDFLAAQQRQRQAA, from the coding sequence ATGACCGACTCCATCCGCTTTCCCGCCAATTTCACCTGGGGCGTCGCCACCAGTGCTTTCCAGATCGAGGGCGCCGCAGACGCCGACGGCAAGGGCCCGTCGATCTGGGATACCTTCTCGCGCAATCCGGCCAACATCAAGGACGGCACCAACGGCGACGTCGCCTGCGATCACTACAACCGCTACCGCGAAGACGTCGCCCTGATCGCCTCGCTGGGCGTGGACGCCTACCGCTTCTCGATGGCCTGGTCGCGCGTGCAACCGGCCGGCAAAGGGGCATGGAACGAAAAAGGCTTCGACTTTTACAAGCGCCTGCTGGACGAGCTGGACGCGCGCGGGATCGCCTCCCACCTGACGCTGTACCACTGGGACCTGCCGCAAGGCCTGCAGATTGATGGCGGCTGGATGTCGCGCGACACCGCGCACCGCTTCGCCGACTATGCGCACGAAGTCGCGCGCCGCTTCGGCGACCGCCTGGCGACCATCGCCACCCACAACGAACCCTGGTGCACCGCCAACCTCGGCTACGGCAACGCGCAGTTCGCGCCGGGCGTGGCCGACAAGAAGCAGGCGATCCAGGTCTCGCACCACCTGCTGCTGTCGCACGGCCTGGCGATGCAGTCGATGCGCGCCACCAACACCGAAGCCGACCTGGGCATCGTGCTGAACCTGTGGACCGCCGACCCGGCCACCGACAGCGAAGCCGACCGCAAGCTGGCCGCGCTCGAGTGGGCCAACTCGAACGAGTGGTTCCTCGATCCGCTGTTCAAGAAGCGCTACCCGGAACTGTCGCTGCAGGCGCACGGCGCCAACGCACCGGACATCCAGGAAGGTGACTTCGATATCATCGCCCAGCCGATCGATTTCCTCGGTGTGAACTACTACCGCCGCGAAGTGATGAGCGCCGAAGACCCGCCGCGCAAACCGGTCGGCGGCATCGGCTTCACCGACATGGGCTGGGAGATCTACCCGCAGGGCCTGACCGAGCTGCTGGTCAAGATGAAGGACGAATACCCGAACCTGCCGCCGGTGTACATCACCGAGAACGGCATGGCGGCGGTCGACGTGGTCGAAGACGGCCAGGTCGCCGACAACCAGCGCATCGAGTACGTGCGCACCCACCTCGAGACCATGAAGGCGGCGATGGACCATGGCGTGGACGTGCGCGGCTACTTCCTGTGGAGCCTGATGGACAATTTCGAATGGAACTCGGGCTACGCCAAGCGTTTCGGCATCGTCTACGTCGATTATGCGACGCAGCAGCGCATCCCCAAGGCGAGCGCACTGTGGTACCGTGATTTCCTGGCGGCCCAGCAACGCCAGCGCCAGGCCGCCTGA
- a CDS encoding LacI family DNA-binding transcriptional regulator produces the protein MKKESTSSMVTVHEVARVAGVSAATVSRFLNGTARVSVEKRQAIESVIDKLNYKPNVLAQNLKTGSSRTIGVLTQSLMSGYFGDALAGVDDALQGTGYAPLIVSGHWHPDEEAERIDLLIARRIDGLVILSGKLKDAQILKLAHRVPIVAFGRELNGPRAYGFSLDNYQGACLAVEHLILQGHRNIAFIAGPSDHLDALARLAGYRDTLAKHRIKEKQQLVVSGDFQESGGLLAVERLLESGQRFSAIFCANDLTAYGARLALYRRGIRVPEDISVVGFDDLHSSMYTTPPLTTVRQPLFDVGQCLGRAIVKMIGNEPIDMEAPRLNLVVRESVRRIT, from the coding sequence ATGAAAAAAGAATCCACGTCATCGATGGTCACCGTCCACGAGGTCGCGCGCGTGGCCGGGGTCTCGGCGGCCACGGTGTCGCGCTTCCTGAACGGCACCGCCCGGGTGTCCGTCGAGAAGCGCCAGGCGATCGAGAGCGTGATCGACAAGCTGAACTACAAGCCGAACGTGCTGGCCCAGAACCTCAAGACCGGCAGCTCGCGCACGATCGGCGTGCTGACCCAGTCGCTGATGTCGGGCTACTTCGGCGACGCGCTGGCCGGCGTCGACGATGCGCTGCAGGGCACCGGCTACGCGCCGCTGATCGTCTCCGGCCACTGGCATCCGGACGAGGAGGCCGAGCGCATCGACCTGCTGATCGCGCGCCGCATCGACGGCCTGGTGATCCTGAGCGGCAAACTGAAGGACGCGCAGATCCTGAAGCTGGCGCACCGGGTGCCGATCGTCGCCTTCGGGCGCGAACTGAATGGCCCGCGCGCCTACGGCTTCAGCCTCGACAACTACCAGGGCGCCTGCCTGGCGGTCGAGCACCTGATCCTGCAGGGCCACCGCAACATCGCCTTCATCGCCGGCCCGTCCGACCACCTCGACGCGCTGGCGCGCCTGGCCGGCTACCGCGACACCCTGGCCAAGCACCGCATCAAGGAAAAGCAGCAGCTGGTGGTGTCGGGCGACTTCCAGGAATCGGGCGGCCTGCTGGCGGTCGAGCGCCTGCTCGAATCCGGCCAGCGCTTCTCGGCCATTTTCTGCGCCAACGACCTGACCGCCTACGGGGCGCGCCTGGCGCTGTACCGGCGCGGCATCCGCGTGCCGGAAGACATCTCGGTGGTCGGCTTCGACGACCTGCACAGCTCGATGTACACGACGCCGCCGCTGACCACGGTGCGCCAGCCGCTGTTCGACGTCGGCCAGTGCCTGGGCCGCGCCATCGTCAAGATGATCGGCAACGAGCCGATCGACATGGAAGCGCCGCGCCTGAACCTGGTGGTGCGCGAGTCGGTGCGGCGCATCACCTGA
- a CDS encoding alkaline phosphatase family protein, with amino-acid sequence MTRSAPPTTSPRLRVLAAAAAIFIGAVVPALSAIAAPAAAATPAAPAAVDKAAARPPKLVLVMVIDGLPFEQVQRYRDQFGQGGLRRLLEQGASFTNAHQAHGVTVTAVGHSAVLSGAYPYRHGIIGNNWVDANGNSVYCTEDTRYQYIGEATDAHDGTSPANLRVDTLGDQLRYATGNRSKVITVSGKDRGAILLAGKTGTAYMYMDKTGDFASSTYYMQQHPAWVQRFDAAKPQDRYYAKSWKALLPESAYADDAPFPAATEKNPNRFPFTFYSESGRPDADYYVRLKASPAVDELTLDFAEAAVENEQLGANPSGAPDLLGVSLSGHDYVNHAYGPESRMSHDHLQQIDRRIARFFAFLDKRVGMDNVLVVLTADHGFANSAEFSQARRVDAIRIDPKPLLAKLDDALGHQFHVAHLVKPSMPPEVYLDYDAIEHDKLSRTEVENYAARWLMKQPGIADVFTRSQLEQGLGGTTRLRTLVQRAWNRDLSGDLFVVPRAYSSFGSGSSGATHGTPYDYDTQVPLLIMGRRWIRPGEDAQYTEVVDIAPTLADILRVRRPAGAEGRVLTEALR; translated from the coding sequence ATGACCCGCTCCGCTCCACCCACGACTTCCCCGCGCCTGCGCGTCCTGGCTGCGGCCGCCGCCATCTTCATCGGCGCGGTCGTGCCGGCGCTGTCCGCCATCGCCGCCCCGGCAGCCGCGGCCACCCCGGCCGCTCCGGCCGCCGTCGACAAAGCCGCCGCCAGGCCGCCCAAGCTGGTGCTGGTGATGGTGATCGACGGCCTGCCGTTCGAGCAGGTGCAGCGCTACCGCGACCAGTTCGGCCAGGGCGGCCTGCGCCGGCTGCTGGAGCAGGGCGCCTCGTTCACCAACGCGCATCAGGCGCACGGCGTGACGGTCACCGCGGTCGGCCACTCGGCGGTCTTGAGCGGCGCCTATCCCTACCGCCACGGCATCATCGGCAACAACTGGGTCGACGCCAACGGCAACTCGGTCTACTGCACCGAAGACACGCGCTACCAGTACATCGGCGAAGCGACCGACGCCCATGACGGCACCTCGCCGGCCAACCTGCGCGTCGACACCCTCGGTGACCAGCTGCGCTACGCCACCGGCAACCGCAGCAAGGTGATCACCGTGTCGGGCAAGGACCGCGGCGCAATCCTCCTGGCCGGCAAGACCGGCACCGCCTACATGTACATGGACAAGACCGGCGACTTCGCGTCGAGCACCTACTACATGCAGCAGCACCCGGCCTGGGTCCAGCGCTTCGACGCCGCCAAGCCGCAGGACCGCTACTACGCCAAGTCGTGGAAAGCGCTGCTGCCCGAGAGCGCCTATGCGGATGACGCGCCGTTCCCGGCCGCCACCGAGAAGAACCCGAACCGTTTCCCGTTCACCTTCTACAGCGAGAGCGGCCGGCCCGACGCCGATTATTACGTGCGCCTGAAGGCCAGTCCGGCGGTCGACGAGCTGACCCTCGACTTCGCCGAAGCCGCGGTCGAGAACGAACAGCTGGGCGCCAACCCGAGCGGCGCGCCCGACCTGCTGGGCGTGAGCCTGTCGGGGCACGATTACGTCAACCACGCCTACGGCCCGGAAAGCCGCATGTCGCACGACCACCTGCAGCAGATCGACCGCCGCATCGCCCGGTTCTTCGCTTTCCTCGACAAGCGCGTCGGCATGGACAACGTGCTGGTGGTCTTGACCGCCGACCACGGCTTCGCCAACAGCGCCGAGTTCTCGCAGGCGCGCCGCGTCGACGCCATACGCATCGATCCGAAACCGCTGCTGGCCAAACTCGACGATGCGCTCGGCCACCAGTTCCACGTGGCGCACCTGGTCAAGCCGTCGATGCCGCCCGAGGTCTACCTCGATTATGACGCCATCGAGCACGACAAGCTGTCGCGCACCGAAGTCGAGAATTACGCCGCGCGCTGGCTCATGAAGCAGCCCGGCATCGCCGACGTGTTCACGCGCAGCCAGCTCGAGCAGGGGCTGGGCGGCACGACGCGCCTGCGCACGCTGGTGCAGCGCGCCTGGAACCGCGACCTGTCGGGCGACCTGTTCGTCGTGCCCAGGGCCTATTCCTCGTTCGGCAGCGGCAGCAGCGGCGCCACCCACGGCACGCCCTATGACTACGACACCCAGGTGCCGCTCCTGATCATGGGCCGGCGCTGGATCCGCCCGGGCGAAGACGCGCAGTACACCGAGGTGGTCGACATCGCGCCGACGCTGGCCGACATCCTGCGCGTGCGCCGTCCGGCCGGCGCCGAGGGGCGGGTGCTGACCGAAGCGCTGCGCTGA
- a CDS encoding Ppx/GppA phosphatase family protein — translation MYAAVDLGSNSFRLHIGEPLAGQIHIVRTARDPIRLAAGLGPDNMLGEQAVETALRCLREFAAILRQQRLDAVRVVATNTMRVARNAEQLLPRFEQAIGYPIEVISGEEEGRLIYMGVARALGRTQGRRLVIDIGGGSTELIVGDASTEGDAIRLVESFSIGTHPQSAAYFQGGHISADAFETAVNAARARFEDMADRYRALGWDAAFGSSGTIRAISEVIARNGIGDGTMSYASLLALRDRLVRLGHVDAFDLPGVKRERVIVMTGGLSILIGVMQELGVKSMTAINAGLRLGVLSDLELRANRRDRRDGAIEDCLRRFGVDAQRAARTASIARRLIDKLAPQDEAVKHHLLRACLLHEVGQAISHTGAHKHAAYIVEHADLPGFTAREQRLMSTIVLGQKGNLRKVREALGAPDLAKAVLAMRLAAVFMHARVDADVEALKLRMKGRIEIETPRAWLDQRPTVAAWFEKEAAAWSEVGVAFQVGQA, via the coding sequence ATGTACGCAGCAGTCGACCTCGGATCCAACAGCTTCCGTCTCCATATCGGCGAGCCGCTCGCCGGCCAGATCCACATCGTGCGCACTGCGCGCGATCCGATCCGCCTGGCGGCCGGCCTCGGCCCCGACAACATGCTGGGCGAGCAGGCCGTCGAGACCGCGCTGCGCTGCCTGCGCGAGTTCGCCGCGATCCTGCGCCAGCAGCGCCTGGACGCGGTGCGCGTGGTCGCCACCAACACCATGCGCGTGGCGCGCAACGCCGAGCAGCTGCTGCCGCGCTTCGAGCAGGCGATCGGCTACCCGATCGAAGTCATCTCGGGCGAGGAAGAGGGGCGCCTGATCTACATGGGCGTCGCGCGCGCGCTCGGGCGCACGCAGGGGCGGCGCCTGGTGATCGACATCGGCGGCGGCTCGACCGAACTGATCGTCGGCGATGCATCCACCGAGGGCGACGCGATCCGCCTGGTCGAATCGTTCAGCATCGGCACCCATCCGCAGAGCGCCGCCTATTTCCAGGGCGGCCACATCAGCGCCGACGCGTTCGAGACCGCCGTCAACGCCGCGCGCGCCCGCTTCGAGGACATGGCCGACCGCTACCGCGCGCTCGGCTGGGACGCCGCCTTCGGCTCGTCCGGCACGATCCGCGCGATCTCGGAAGTCATCGCCAGGAACGGCATCGGCGACGGCACCATGTCGTATGCCAGCCTGCTGGCGCTGCGCGACCGCCTGGTGCGGCTGGGCCACGTCGACGCCTTCGACCTGCCCGGTGTAAAGCGCGAGCGCGTGATCGTGATGACCGGCGGGCTGTCGATCCTGATCGGCGTGATGCAGGAACTGGGAGTCAAATCCATGACCGCGATTAACGCCGGACTGCGCCTGGGGGTGCTGTCGGACCTGGAATTGCGCGCCAACCGGCGCGACCGGCGCGACGGCGCGATCGAGGATTGCCTGCGCCGCTTCGGCGTCGACGCGCAGCGCGCCGCGCGCACCGCCAGCATCGCGCGCAGGCTGATCGACAAGCTGGCGCCGCAGGACGAAGCGGTCAAGCACCACCTGCTGCGCGCCTGCCTGCTGCACGAAGTCGGCCAGGCGATTTCGCACACCGGCGCCCACAAGCACGCCGCCTACATCGTCGAACACGCCGACCTGCCGGGCTTCACCGCGCGCGAGCAGCGCCTGATGAGCACTATCGTGCTGGGCCAGAAGGGCAACCTGCGCAAGGTGCGCGAGGCGCTCGGTGCGCCCGACCTGGCCAAGGCCGTGCTGGCGATGCGCCTGGCGGCGGTGTTCATGCATGCGCGCGTCGACGCCGACGTCGAGGCCTTGAAACTGCGCATGAAGGGACGGATCGAGATCGAGACGCCGCGCGCCTGGCTGGACCAGCGTCCGACGGTGGCGGCCTGGTTCGAGAAGGAGGCCGCGGCCTGGAGCGAGGTCGGCGTGGCGTTCCAGGTGGGGCAGGCCTGA
- a CDS encoding MBOAT family protein — translation MLFNSYAFIFAFLPLTVLGYAAVNRLGSRRVSLGWLILCSMVFYGIWNPLNIALILPSIAANYALALAIRAQLGKGDAGQRVAGALATLGVVLNLCFLGYFKYKNFFLGTVNDVAGTHFLLTEVILPLGISFITFQKIAFLVDVRAGAVRDFDLFDFLTFVFFFPQLIAGPIVHYREMMPQFARIDSRLQADNLAVGATLFALGLFKKVVLADGIAPSVHGAFAAAAQGETVSFFPAWMAALAYTLQIYFDFSGYSDMAIGLARLFGIKLPANFNSPLKASSIIEFWSRWHITLTRFLTAYVYTPMVMSLTRKRMAAGKPVIGRKRPTLGAFAVLLCWPTVFTMFLSGFWHGAGYTYLAWGILHGVYLSVNHGWRQWRPKWNTPAQKAAYERIMKPIGFVLTFLCVVVAMVLFRAPGMTSALHVLHGMTGLDGVTVPMALLNHGGAPARLLGWLGIGGDGSSGAAFASACLWIAPLLFIALALPNSLELLGRFAPALYFEAPAPAAVPTSSGRWRLAPGGMRVAWNARWAVLSAALFVCGALGLSRPSEFLYWQF, via the coding sequence ATGCTGTTCAATTCCTACGCCTTCATCTTCGCTTTCCTGCCGCTGACCGTGCTCGGCTACGCGGCCGTCAACCGGCTCGGCTCGCGCCGCGTCAGCCTGGGTTGGCTGATCCTGTGCTCGATGGTGTTCTACGGGATCTGGAACCCGCTGAACATCGCGCTGATCCTGCCGTCGATCGCGGCCAACTACGCGCTGGCGCTGGCCATCCGCGCCCAGCTCGGCAAAGGCGATGCGGGGCAGCGCGTTGCCGGCGCCCTGGCGACGCTGGGCGTGGTGCTGAACCTGTGCTTCCTCGGCTATTTCAAGTACAAGAACTTCTTCCTCGGGACCGTCAACGACGTCGCCGGCACGCACTTCCTGTTGACCGAGGTGATCCTGCCGCTCGGTATCTCGTTCATCACCTTCCAGAAGATCGCCTTCCTGGTCGACGTGCGCGCCGGTGCGGTGCGCGACTTCGACCTGTTCGACTTCCTGACCTTCGTGTTCTTCTTCCCGCAGCTGATCGCCGGCCCGATCGTGCACTACCGCGAGATGATGCCGCAATTCGCCCGCATCGACAGCCGCCTGCAGGCCGACAACCTGGCGGTCGGCGCGACCCTGTTCGCGCTCGGCCTGTTCAAGAAAGTGGTGCTGGCCGACGGGATCGCGCCGTCGGTGCACGGCGCCTTCGCCGCCGCCGCCCAAGGCGAGACGGTGTCGTTCTTTCCGGCCTGGATGGCGGCGCTGGCGTACACGCTGCAGATCTACTTCGACTTTTCCGGCTACTCCGACATGGCGATCGGCCTGGCGCGCCTGTTCGGCATCAAGCTGCCGGCCAACTTCAATTCGCCGCTGAAGGCCTCGAGCATCATCGAGTTCTGGTCGCGCTGGCACATCACGCTGACGCGCTTTCTGACCGCCTACGTCTACACGCCGATGGTGATGTCGCTCACGCGCAAGCGCATGGCGGCCGGCAAGCCGGTCATCGGCCGCAAGCGCCCGACCCTGGGTGCGTTCGCGGTACTGCTGTGCTGGCCGACCGTGTTCACCATGTTCCTGTCCGGCTTCTGGCACGGCGCCGGCTACACCTATCTGGCGTGGGGCATCCTGCATGGCGTCTACCTGAGCGTCAACCACGGCTGGCGCCAGTGGCGGCCGAAGTGGAACACGCCGGCGCAAAAGGCCGCCTACGAGCGCATCATGAAACCGATCGGCTTCGTCCTCACATTCCTGTGCGTGGTGGTCGCGATGGTGCTGTTCCGCGCGCCCGGCATGACCTCGGCGCTGCACGTTCTGCACGGGATGACCGGCCTGGACGGGGTGACGGTGCCGATGGCGCTGCTCAACCACGGCGGCGCGCCGGCGCGGCTGCTCGGCTGGCTGGGCATCGGCGGCGACGGCAGTTCGGGCGCCGCCTTCGCCAGCGCCTGCCTGTGGATCGCGCCGCTGCTGTTCATCGCGCTCGCGCTCCCCAATTCGCTCGAGCTGCTGGGCCGCTTCGCCCCGGCGCTGTACTTCGAGGCGCCGGCGCCCGCCGCAGTCCCGACATCGAGCGGCCGCTGGCGCCTGGCGCCCGGCGGCATGCGGGTCGCGTGGAACGCGCGCTGGGCCGTGCTCAGCGCCGCCCTGTTCGTGTGCGGCGCGCTCGGCCTGAGCCGGCCGAGCGAATTCCTCTACTGGCAATTCTGA
- a CDS encoding HAD family hydrolase: MKLKDLPWLAAPAIDFRAQVRALRQQDSVDEAAIRRLATGALSLPQLELLARVVPKAALPQGAAPLKLALLSNATTDLLLPAIAASAPRHAIWIDPADAPFGAFVSEAFDPGSATHRRRNDVVVLALDYRAFDFAPCTGDLEQAEARVDGALQTLRQLVQAFQAASGAIVVAQTLAAPLATLFGSLDGQLPGTLQWMIERFNARLRAGAVDGATMFDVAQLAASSGLDEWHDPVQWNIGKFPFSHDLVPLYADALCRLVMAAKGKARKCMVLDLDNTLWGGVIGDDGMTGIVLAQGDPVGEAFLSIQRTALALRERGIVLAVSSKNDEAVARQVFREHPDMLLREEHIAVFQANWKDKASNLRAIADTLNIDVSALVFLDDNPAERQQIRLELPEVGVPELPPSPEYYPAMLLAAGYFEAVQFTPEDRMRAAQYQDNAARSAALGAASDMGAYLESLDMTAHVARFDEAGRARIAQLINKTNQFNLTTRRYGEAEVAAFERDPDAFGLQVRLQDRFGDNGMVSVVLCKREGERWLIDTWLMSCRVLNRRLEEQVLDVLAACARAHGIAQLVGLYRPSAKNGMVKDHYRKLGFTPAGEGDEGDTWTLDVAACAPRALPIALTLGAGMDAADTAAASAASAASAESVLG, from the coding sequence ATGAAGCTGAAGGACCTCCCATGGCTGGCGGCGCCGGCCATTGATTTTCGCGCCCAGGTGCGGGCGCTGCGCCAGCAGGACAGCGTCGACGAAGCCGCGATCCGCCGGCTCGCCACGGGCGCGCTGAGCCTGCCCCAGCTCGAGCTGCTGGCGCGCGTGGTGCCCAAGGCAGCGCTGCCACAAGGCGCGGCGCCGCTCAAGCTGGCGCTGCTGTCGAACGCGACCACCGATCTGCTGTTGCCGGCGATCGCGGCGAGCGCGCCGCGCCACGCGATCTGGATCGATCCGGCCGACGCGCCGTTCGGCGCCTTCGTCAGCGAAGCCTTCGACCCCGGATCAGCCACGCACCGGCGCCGCAACGACGTCGTCGTCCTCGCGCTGGACTACCGGGCCTTTGATTTCGCGCCCTGCACGGGCGACCTCGAGCAGGCCGAAGCGCGCGTCGACGGTGCGCTGCAGACGCTGCGCCAACTGGTGCAGGCATTCCAGGCCGCGAGCGGCGCGATTGTCGTGGCGCAGACGCTGGCGGCGCCGCTGGCCACGCTGTTCGGCAGCCTCGACGGCCAGCTGCCCGGCACGCTGCAATGGATGATCGAACGCTTCAACGCACGCCTGCGCGCCGGCGCGGTGGACGGCGCGACCATGTTCGACGTGGCCCAGCTGGCGGCATCAAGCGGCCTGGACGAATGGCACGACCCGGTCCAGTGGAACATCGGTAAATTCCCGTTCAGCCACGACCTCGTACCGCTGTACGCCGACGCCCTGTGCCGCCTGGTCATGGCGGCCAAGGGCAAGGCCAGGAAGTGCATGGTGCTCGACCTCGACAACACGCTGTGGGGCGGGGTCATCGGCGACGACGGCATGACCGGCATCGTGCTGGCCCAGGGCGATCCGGTCGGCGAAGCCTTTCTTTCGATCCAGCGCACCGCGCTGGCCCTGCGCGAGCGCGGCATCGTCCTGGCGGTGTCGTCCAAGAACGACGAGGCGGTCGCGCGCCAGGTGTTCCGCGAACATCCCGACATGCTGCTGCGCGAAGAGCACATCGCCGTGTTCCAGGCCAACTGGAAGGACAAGGCGAGCAACCTGCGCGCGATCGCGGACACGCTGAACATCGACGTCAGCGCGCTGGTCTTCCTCGACGATAACCCGGCCGAGCGCCAGCAGATCCGCCTCGAGCTGCCGGAAGTGGGCGTGCCCGAGCTGCCGCCCTCGCCCGAGTACTACCCCGCCATGCTGCTCGCGGCCGGCTACTTCGAAGCCGTGCAGTTCACGCCGGAAGACCGCATGCGCGCCGCCCAGTACCAGGACAACGCGGCGCGCAGCGCCGCGCTCGGCGCCGCCTCCGACATGGGCGCCTACCTCGAGTCGCTGGACATGACGGCGCACGTGGCGCGCTTCGACGAAGCCGGACGCGCGCGCATCGCCCAGCTGATCAACAAGACCAACCAGTTCAACCTGACCACGCGCCGCTACGGCGAAGCCGAGGTGGCCGCGTTCGAGCGCGACCCCGACGCCTTCGGCCTGCAGGTGCGTCTGCAGGACCGCTTCGGCGACAACGGCATGGTCAGCGTGGTGCTGTGCAAACGCGAAGGCGAACGCTGGCTGATCGACACCTGGCTGATGAGCTGCCGCGTGCTCAACCGGCGCCTCGAGGAACAGGTGCTCGACGTGCTGGCCGCGTGCGCGCGCGCGCACGGCATCGCCCAACTGGTCGGCCTGTACCGCCCGAGCGCCAAGAACGGCATGGTCAAGGATCACTACCGCAAGCTCGGCTTCACGCCGGCCGGCGAGGGCGACGAAGGCGATACCTGGACGCTGGACGTCGCCGCCTGCGCGCCGCGCGCGCTGCCGATCGCGCTCACGCTGGGCGCCGGCATGGACGCCGCCGACACAGCGGCCGCATCCGCCGCATCAGCCGCATCCGCCGAATCCGTGCTGGGCTGA
- a CDS encoding acyl carrier protein: MTTASTSDAAAIYATLSEILRDTFDNDDLVATPTMTAAQVEGWDSMGNVRLFLSIEQEFGVRFNASEIGGIKNVGELVALLQQKTGR; the protein is encoded by the coding sequence ATGACCACTGCCTCCACCTCCGACGCCGCCGCGATCTACGCTACCCTGAGCGAGATCCTGCGCGACACCTTCGACAACGACGACCTGGTCGCCACCCCGACGATGACGGCAGCCCAGGTCGAAGGCTGGGACAGCATGGGCAACGTGCGCCTGTTCCTCTCGATCGAGCAGGAATTCGGCGTGCGCTTCAACGCCAGCGAAATCGGCGGCATCAAGAACGTCGGCGAACTCGTCGCGCTGCTGCAGCAAAAGACCGGCCGCTGA
- a CDS encoding glycosyltransferase family 2 protein, with product MSTIRISLVIPCYNRGELIAETIESALAQTIPFHEIIVVDDGSTDNTQAVLSRYRDRIRSIVLENGGVQRARNAGDAAARGSHIALCDSDDLLEADFVASTTAWLETHPDIDALYCNFRTFDEQGIQLDKFKTAPPEFFMDVRYDGAFCFDIEDLYARLMRYQPLFPTGAVFRKTFFDAIGGYDPRFKGVGSEDLEFTLRVIDKGRVALCTRPLARVRKHDGNISATPMRQVKGEIEILEFALQRHDAAQRYRDEVRSSLRRRRIDLFNAAFSHGDFDVAASTLSRLDDLPDDRKFRMKKLITNLPELVRTPLWRVSQM from the coding sequence ATGTCGACGATTCGCATCAGCCTAGTCATTCCTTGCTATAACCGCGGCGAGCTCATCGCGGAAACGATCGAAAGTGCGCTGGCGCAGACGATCCCTTTCCATGAAATCATCGTGGTCGACGATGGATCGACCGACAATACGCAAGCCGTGCTTTCACGCTACCGCGACCGGATCCGATCGATCGTCCTGGAAAACGGCGGCGTTCAGCGCGCCCGCAATGCCGGTGACGCCGCCGCCAGGGGCAGCCATATCGCCTTGTGCGATTCCGACGACCTGCTCGAAGCCGATTTCGTCGCAAGCACGACGGCATGGCTGGAAACGCATCCGGATATCGATGCCTTGTACTGCAATTTCCGGACATTCGACGAGCAAGGCATCCAGCTGGACAAATTCAAGACTGCGCCGCCGGAGTTTTTCATGGACGTGCGCTACGACGGCGCATTTTGTTTCGATATCGAAGACCTGTACGCCCGGCTGATGCGTTACCAGCCGCTGTTTCCGACCGGCGCCGTGTTTCGTAAAACGTTTTTCGACGCCATTGGCGGCTACGATCCCCGTTTCAAAGGCGTGGGCAGCGAAGACCTGGAATTCACGCTGCGCGTGATCGATAAAGGCCGGGTTGCGCTGTGCACGCGGCCGCTCGCGCGCGTACGAAAACATGACGGGAACATCTCGGCGACGCCGATGCGACAGGTCAAAGGGGAAATCGAGATCCTCGAATTCGCCTTGCAGCGGCACGATGCCGCCCAGCGCTACCGCGACGAAGTGCGCTCGAGCCTCAGGCGGCGCCGTATCGACCTGTTCAATGCGGCGTTCTCGCATGGCGATTTCGACGTTGCCGCCAGTACGCTGTCGCGGCTCGACGATTTGCCCGACGACCGCAAATTCCGGATGAAAAAACTCATCACCAATCTGCCGGAGCTGGTCCGCACGCCCTTGTGGCGCGTAAGCCAGATGTGA